CAGGTGAGTCTTAAATGAGACGATGTGGTATGTAGAAATGTGAGCTGAAATGCCCTAGATTCGTCAGCCAATATCCCAAAATAGGCAAATTGTAGAAATTCCCGTTTTCATGGAGATTACTTGTATATCAAGATTTCCAGGAGTTTTCTACACTATTAAAGGACATGCACCTCACCAGCAGTCGAAGATCCTGCGACTGAGCTTTCTACTGACCATAGGAAAAGAGAGAAGAAAGATTTGTAAAGTACAGAGGCTTTTAGGCTTATGTACTTATGGGGAAAGCACCTCTTAGCTTCAATGGCTAGAGGATAGTAAAAAGAAACAGACCTGTCTGTATTGCTGGAAACATTATTTCTTATGTTGAAAATTTGACTAACTGACAGAAGTGGGGGAAAGCCTTGAAACCTCGTTTGATGACGGGCAAAAGGCGAGCTATGAAATGTCAGCTACCTTGGGCTCTTCCGAGCTTTTGGTGAAGCCGAGAGCTAGTGAGGAAACTGTAGATCGCACCTTTCAGTGATCTGCCGATGGAATGCCTTCAAGCTCTGTTGCCCAGTACAAACCTGCTCTGCTTGGAAAGCTACACCATTGAGTCAGGTGATTGCCTCTTGCTGAATCTTGCCTCTACGCAAACGATAGTCCCCTATCCGATTTCATCGTCTGGGCCGCGATTGGTTGTGATGGCTGTTGAGAAAGCAAAAGCCATCAACGGGATAGCTAGGGGCCGACGTGAAAATCCGCTGGAGCTAGGGTAGCAGTCTATTCCGCTGGGTCTCGGAGGTTGTCGCTACCCTGGCAAACGTAAACTGTAAGGATAAGTACCCCTGTAAGCCCAAGATTCAGCTGGGCCGATGACTCCTGTGCGTTGATGATCAGCGTCGCCATTCTTCACTCAGAAGCTGATCGAGACGCTGTTGAGCTGACTGCCTGACAGAAGTAGGTGAAAGGCTTGAAACCTCGTGACGCGAGGGGAAAAGGGTGAGGTGACATGAGACGCTGAAATTTGCGTCATCTCAGGGTCTGTACCATGTCAGCCACCACCTGCCTCTATGATCAAGTGCTGCCACTGCTGCGTCAATATAGCCATCGCCGTGACCTGCGGCACCTCAAGGCGCTGGCTTGGATGGTGACCGCGCTGGTGTGCAGTGGTCAGTTGAGCCTACCGGAGTGGGAATCGTATGTACCCAGTCGCGCCCGCCAGGCGCAAAGCACCGAACGACGATGGCAGCGCTTCATGGGCAATCGTCGGGTCCGGGTCAAAAGTCTGTACGTGCCGTTGGTGCTAGCGGCCATCCATCGGTGGAAAGGGCGACGACTCTACTTGGCGCTCGATACCACGGTGCTGTGGAATCGCTACTGCATGATTCACTTGTCGGTGACCTGCTGCGGACGAGCGGTGCCCCTGCTGTGGCGGGTTTTGGAGCATTCGAGTGCCACCGTCAGTACGGAGCGATATCTCCCCCTGTTGCGGTTGGCCCATCGGCTGTTGCAGCCCTACCCTGATGTGATGCTGTTAGCCGACCGAGGGTTTGCCAACCATGACCTGCTGGCGTGGTTAAGCCAAAGTCGCTGGCACTATTGTTTGCGCTTACCCAGTGATGTGGTGGTCCATGGCCCCCGCCGTCATCCCATTGAAGTCGGCTATCTGTGGCCCCCCAAGGGCGAAGCCCGTTTCTATGAGGGCATTGGTCTGTGGACGGATGGTCGCTGGCGCTGCAACCTGGTGCTGGCTAACGTCAAAGGCGTCAAGGAGCCCTGGGCTGTCATCACCGATGAGCCGCCGTCCCTCAATACCCTGTGGCAGTATGCCCTTCGGTTTCGAGTCGAGGAGCTTTTCCTCGATTCAAAATCCGGGGTCTTTGAGCTAGAAGCCTCCGGCATTCGCTCGGCTCCAGCCCTCGAACGACTCTATCTCATAGCGGCTGTCGCCATCCTCTATGGCACCACCCAGGGCATGGCCGTTCAGCTCGATGGCCTCCGCACTCAGGTTGACCCTCATTGGACTCGGGGCATCAGTTACCTCAAAATTGGCCTGCGCTGGCTCAAAGGAGCCGTCAACAAAGGGCGTTCGTTGCTCAAACCCATCCCCCTATTCACCGTTGACCCTGAACCCTGCTTTGCCTCTAAAAAAGCTGAAGTCCGGTACTATGAACGCATCTGGTTCTCTAGAATCCAGTCCTTGTGCTGCCAACTACCACCCTGGGAGGCCGTATAAAGATGTGTCAGGCAGTCAGGCTGTTGAGTACCGCCTCGAAGTCAAAGAAGCGCTGAGCAGCCTGGAGTTGGTTAGGGTCATCAGCGATCGCCTTCAACTCGTCAAGCATCGCCAGTAGTCGTGTATGTTCAACCTTCAACGCCTTGAATGCTGAATCATCACCCTGCCCGCCCCCTGCGCGAGCGAGGCGATCAATGGTTGCCGCCTGAGCCGAGATGGTTTGAGCCTGAGTCGAGATCGTCACCGCCTGAGATGAGATCGTCGCCCACACCGGGTCACCCCCGCTTGACCCATTCCCCTGCGGGCTCGGTGTCGGCGTTGACGTTTCGGGAAGAGGATCAGCCACAATCAGTTCTCCTTCGGTATCTATAAAAGGGTGTTCAACGGGTGCATCAATCTCATCAGGCGGCAGGGGAATGGGGCCACTCGCGGCCAGCTTCACCCCCCGCGCCGTGAGCGGCCTCCCATGGCGAGTGAGATAATACTGGTAATAATGCCCCGTCACCGAGGCATTGCCGGTGGTGGTGTCATCTAACAGAACATGGCCGAGGAGATGCTGAGCCAGGCGCTGCTCCGCTATATTGGCCGGGCAGAAGAAGTGGAGGGAGATCGGCACATAGACCGCGCGGCAGCGATGAATAGAGATATTGGTAAACCCCTTCGGCGTTGGCAGTACTTCATCCAGCACCTTGACCACCCGACGATTCACCCGGGCATTGAGCGCCTCCATCCTGGGATCATCCGAAGCGATCCCGTCCAAGTCATGAATGTCAGCGGCAGCCCTGAGCTTTTCCACCGCCAACAAGACATCCTGGGCGGGCACCAACGTCAGCAAGTCATAGGCCGCCTTCGCCGCCTTCTGCTGCCCGGTAAAGCGCAGTAAGTAAGGATGCCCCTGGGGAATCAATTGGGTCATCTCCCCCACCTGGGGTTGGAGTTGCCCGAGACTGACGACCTCCGTATGGCGTCGCCCCGTCACCGCCGCGATCGCAATGATCAAGTCGATCGGGTCATTCGAGGCCAACAGGACGTTGATTTTGCCCATATAGGCATCGAGATCGACCGGCTGGCGATCGTCCTGACGAGCATTGGCATTTTGGGTGGTAGCGGCTCGGAGCTGGGCCTGCACCTCAATGGGGTAGGTGAACCCGTCTAAGGCATAGTGTCGTTCCTCAGAGCCACTGCTGGGCTCCCCTGGCAGCGGATTGCGCTTCGTCCACCGCCGAGGGTACGAGTTTTTGCCATTGAGGGTAATGCGCCCCGCCTCAATCGCGGATTTAATCGCTTTTGTGTAGCGCGGGAAATAGACCGAATTGATACTGCTACGGGGATAAGCCCGCTCCAAAAGCGCCTGCTCCGCTGCACAGAGATGATCGATTGCCGCCTTCGTGTCAGTGCCAAGGGCATTCATCTCCACCAGCTTGGCCACGAGGATAGCGATCAACTCCTCCAGCTCTTTCTTGGTGAGCTTAGTGCGATCGCCCTTTTCGATGCGCTGCTCCATGGCGGCGGTGATTTCGCTGCGGGGCGTGTCGTAGGTGTGAGATAGAGACATGGGAGTAAGGGTAGTTAGCAGTATGTTAGTCAAGCGGTAGCGTGTTGTCGTCTGTAGCGGGTCTGGGTAGGGTTGTTCCAGGCGTTGCGAGAAACTTGGTATAGCTGCCCAGTGGCGACTAGGGCCTGGGAAGGATCTTCACCGAGTTGGTGAGACGGAAACTGAGGCTGTTTCCACTGCCCGAATACTTGGTGAGGGAGCGGTTGTAGTGGGACAGCCTAGAGCGGCGGCAGCATTCCCGTCAGTGGAGGTAGAGGTGTCCACAGCGGTGAATCTGCACGAAGCGATCGATAGTGAGGAATCGGCGACCTAGAAACCCAATTTACTAAGTGACTCAAAGGTTAAATGGGAAATTAGGAAAACAGTAAAATTACCATTTACCTTACAAGGAAGTCATGTAGGCTCTGCCTCTTTACTGATTGCCTCAAAGGTAAAATAGGAAATTAGGAAAACAGGAACATTACCATTTACCCTACAAGGAAAGCCACGTAGACTCTACCCCTACCCCCGCCCCAGCCATAGTAGATCAGACCTTCAAGCGATCGCAGGGATGCGACTCAACCAGCCCATAGCACAGGCCACCAGCTAAATAGGAAAATAGTAAAAAGGGAAATTCACCAAAAGGCCATTTGACCAATCTGCTAAGTGATCATTTAATTGATTAGGAAACCATGGTATTTCTGAGGAAGCTTTTGGTGATGTTCCGATGCAGACCATAACGATCGCGTCCTTCAATGGAGGCCAGGGGAAGAGCAGCACGGTGCTGACCTTGGGGAAGATGCTCTCAGAAGGCTACCGAGTGCTGTTGGTGGACTGTGAGCCGCAGAGTTCGCTGACCTCCTGGCTGCTGGGGAAGTACCTCGACCCCGACTTGAACAGTGTGCGGGAGGTATTGGAGGGCGAAGCCACGATCGCAGAGTCGATGTATCGGCTCTCAGAGACGCTAGCCCTGCTGCCGTCCGACAGTTCATTGCTCAAAGCAGAGGCGACCCTAGCCGCCTCAGGCCGGGGTGCCTACCTGCTGAAGAAACGGCTGAAAGAAGTGGATCAAGACTTTGACTTTTGCCTGATCGATACTCCCCCAGAGCCCATCCAGATTGCCATCTCGGCGCTGGGTGCCGCCAACGGAGTGCTCATCCCAGCCACCGCCGACTTGAAAGGAGTGCAGGCGCTGGGGCGCACCGTGTCTATCCTGAACGAACTGGCCGATGATTTAGACCTAGACATCCCCGTACTGGGGGGTATCCCGTTCAAAGTGCCGATGTACGGCAACAATATGTTGATCGATGCCCGTACCGCGATCGCATCGATGCAGGGGATTGCCGATGCGTGCGGCTTTGAGCTGATGCCAATGGTGATTCGCTCCGACCGATTTGAGCGGGCGCTGACCACCCAGAAGACGTTGGTTGAGGCCGGGGTAGGCAGTCTGGAGCGTCCATTCCAGACCATTGCAGAGAAATTAACCGGAAAAGGAGCGGCAGAATGGCGGACAGTACAGCTACAAACGGCCTAACGAGCCAGAGCTGGGTGCAGACACCCAGCCGCAAGAAGACCCCTCGTGCGGTGTCGTCCCTGCCTGAAGTGGTCGAGGCCGCCGTGCCGGAGGTAGAAGAATTTGAGGTGGCCACCAAGGCACCCAAGCTCGATAAGATGGACGTCACGTTTTACGAGCAGTTGATGGCGCTGTGCGCGGCAGAGGGGATAACCCCCACCACCCTGATGGAGGGAGTGCTGACGGTGCTGGAGGAGCACCCTGAGGTGAAAGGGGATGCGATTCAGGTGGCTAAGGAGCGGCGGCGGCTCAGGATTGAACTGGGCAAGCGACGGCGGATCAAGACTGAAATGCAGAAGATGCAGGGACTCTGACCCCCCTGATCACAGCCCCGCCAGGTTCGTCCTAGCGGGGTTTTGCTTTGCCGCTGCTTCGCTCGACAGACCGAGTCCCCAGGCCGCGCCGATCGCCAACATCTCCTGGCCACCGCCCGCCGCGACTGGCCCACAGGGGGGTAGGCCGATCCAGGGGAAACCGGGTGAGCATCTCAGCGAAGGGAGCCAGCCACAGATCAGCCTTGAAGCTCTAACCCGATTCGAATTCCAGCCAGGCCAACTCCAGCCAGGTGGCGAGCATGACGTTTCTTGTTTGCGAGCTGCTATAGCTACCCTCCAGTGCTGGGGGGAGAATCGGTCTCTCCTTCGGCTACCAGCGTGAGCATATACCTCTTGGCCTCTTGAGGCATTACCTCCAAAAGCTTTTGCAGGGTGTCTACCCTGACGTTAAAGCCATCTTTGAATTGACTCACCCGTTGCATAGATAAGTCTGTTTTACGCGCTAAATCAATTGCCTTGAGATCGAAGCG
Above is a genomic segment from Nodosilinea sp. E11 containing:
- a CDS encoding transposase, coding for MSATTCLYDQVLPLLRQYSHRRDLRHLKALAWMVTALVCSGQLSLPEWESYVPSRARQAQSTERRWQRFMGNRRVRVKSLYVPLVLAAIHRWKGRRLYLALDTTVLWNRYCMIHLSVTCCGRAVPLLWRVLEHSSATVSTERYLPLLRLAHRLLQPYPDVMLLADRGFANHDLLAWLSQSRWHYCLRLPSDVVVHGPRRHPIEVGYLWPPKGEARFYEGIGLWTDGRWRCNLVLANVKGVKEPWAVITDEPPSLNTLWQYALRFRVEELFLDSKSGVFELEASGIRSAPALERLYLIAAVAILYGTTQGMAVQLDGLRTQVDPHWTRGISYLKIGLRWLKGAVNKGRSLLKPIPLFTVDPEPCFASKKAEVRYYERIWFSRIQSLCCQLPPWEAV
- a CDS encoding protelomerase family protein, translated to MSLSHTYDTPRSEITAAMEQRIEKGDRTKLTKKELEELIAILVAKLVEMNALGTDTKAAIDHLCAAEQALLERAYPRSSINSVYFPRYTKAIKSAIEAGRITLNGKNSYPRRWTKRNPLPGEPSSGSEERHYALDGFTYPIEVQAQLRAATTQNANARQDDRQPVDLDAYMGKINVLLASNDPIDLIIAIAAVTGRRHTEVVSLGQLQPQVGEMTQLIPQGHPYLLRFTGQQKAAKAAYDLLTLVPAQDVLLAVEKLRAAADIHDLDGIASDDPRMEALNARVNRRVVKVLDEVLPTPKGFTNISIHRCRAVYVPISLHFFCPANIAEQRLAQHLLGHVLLDDTTTGNASVTGHYYQYYLTRHGRPLTARGVKLAASGPIPLPPDEIDAPVEHPFIDTEGELIVADPLPETSTPTPSPQGNGSSGGDPVWATISSQAVTISTQAQTISAQAATIDRLARAGGGQGDDSAFKALKVEHTRLLAMLDELKAIADDPNQLQAAQRFFDFEAVLNSLTA
- a CDS encoding ParA family protein, giving the protein MQTITIASFNGGQGKSSTVLTLGKMLSEGYRVLLVDCEPQSSLTSWLLGKYLDPDLNSVREVLEGEATIAESMYRLSETLALLPSDSSLLKAEATLAASGRGAYLLKKRLKEVDQDFDFCLIDTPPEPIQIAISALGAANGVLIPATADLKGVQALGRTVSILNELADDLDLDIPVLGGIPFKVPMYGNNMLIDARTAIASMQGIADACGFELMPMVIRSDRFERALTTQKTLVEAGVGSLERPFQTIAEKLTGKGAAEWRTVQLQTA